From bacterium, the proteins below share one genomic window:
- a CDS encoding DUF2071 domain-containing protein, with amino-acid sequence MSDVFLKAQWKNLIMANYAVDPSLLRPYVPSGTELDSWKGTFYVSLVGFLFEDTRVHGLSFPFHKTFEEVNLRFYVRRFESGVWRRGVVFIKEIVPRSLITCIANTVYHEHYATHAMRHRFTSDAHCKTFEYSFKSANGWNTISAKTNTESIAMAEGSEQEFIAEHYWGYTRINEKKLGAYEVRHPRWDIYPVMDYHIACDIGGLYGEPFAKTMARNPDSVFVAKGSPIEVMKKTIIEHI; translated from the coding sequence ATGTCCGACGTATTTCTCAAGGCTCAATGGAAAAACCTTATCATGGCCAACTATGCCGTTGACCCATCGCTGCTCCGGCCGTATGTGCCAAGCGGCACGGAATTGGATTCCTGGAAAGGCACATTTTACGTCAGCTTGGTGGGGTTTTTATTTGAAGATACACGTGTACACGGTCTGTCGTTTCCTTTTCACAAGACATTCGAAGAAGTCAATCTGAGATTTTATGTACGGCGATTTGAATCCGGTGTATGGCGCCGCGGCGTTGTTTTTATCAAAGAGATTGTCCCGCGCAGTCTCATCACATGTATCGCCAATACAGTGTATCATGAGCATTATGCGACGCACGCGATGCGGCACCGTTTTACGTCCGATGCGCACTGCAAAACATTTGAGTATAGTTTCAAATCGGCTAACGGCTGGAATACGATTTCAGCGAAAACGAATACCGAATCAATCGCGATGGCTGAAGGTTCGGAACAGGAGTTTATTGCCGAACATTATTGGGGTTATACTCGCATCAACGAAAAAAAACTTGGCGCTTACGAAGTGCGGCATCCGCGTTGGGATATATATCCTGTGATGGATTACCATATCGCATGTGATATCGGAGGTCTGTACGGCGAACCCTTTGCCAAAACAATGGCCCGTAATCCG